A region from the Nonlabens sp. YIK11 genome encodes:
- the lepA gene encoding translation elongation factor 4 → MKNIRNFCIIAHIDHGKSTLADRLLDATQTVTARESKAQLLDNMDLERERGITIKSHAIQMDYIAPDGEKYILNLIDTPGHVDFSYEVSRSIAACEGALLIVDAAQSIQAQTISNLYLALENDLEIIPVLNKVDLPSANVEEVTDDIVDLLGCDPSEVIPASAKTGQGIQDILDAIIERVPAPKGNVDEPLQALVFDSQYNQFRGVETIFRVINGSIKKGQHIKFVATGESYYADEIGTLKLNQVPKQEIKAGDVGYLITGIKEAKEVKVGDTITDHEHPTTNPIGGFEDVKPMVFAGIYPVDTEDYEDLRSSMEKLQLNDASLVFQAESSAALGFGFRCGFLGMLHLEIIQERLEREFDMTVITTVPNVSYFAYTNKEPDVPLIVNNPSDLPEPSTLNRVEEPYIKATIITKSDFVGNVMSLCIEKRGIVTNQTYLTTERVELTFDMPLAEIVFDFYDRLKTVSKGYASFDYAPIGMRASKLVRVDILLNAQTVDALSALIHFDNAYTIGKKMVEKLKELIPRQQFDIPVQAAIGAKIIARETIKALRKDVTAKCYGGDISRKRKLLEKQKKGKKRMRQVGNVEIPQQAFMAVLKLND, encoded by the coding sequence ATGAAAAACATACGCAACTTTTGTATTATCGCCCATATTGACCACGGTAAAAGCACGCTGGCAGATCGCCTGCTGGATGCCACCCAAACGGTTACCGCACGAGAGTCAAAGGCGCAGTTGCTTGATAATATGGATCTGGAACGTGAGCGTGGTATCACTATCAAATCCCATGCGATCCAGATGGACTATATCGCACCTGACGGCGAGAAGTATATCCTAAACTTGATTGACACGCCTGGACACGTGGATTTCTCCTATGAGGTTTCCCGTTCCATTGCGGCTTGTGAAGGCGCTCTTTTAATCGTGGACGCGGCACAAAGCATACAGGCACAAACGATTTCAAATCTTTACCTAGCGCTGGAAAATGATCTAGAGATCATCCCAGTACTGAATAAGGTGGATCTACCATCTGCTAACGTAGAGGAAGTTACAGATGATATCGTGGACCTATTGGGTTGCGACCCTAGCGAGGTGATTCCCGCAAGTGCCAAAACTGGCCAAGGAATTCAAGATATATTAGATGCGATTATTGAACGCGTTCCCGCACCTAAAGGTAATGTGGATGAGCCTTTGCAGGCTCTAGTTTTTGATTCACAGTACAACCAGTTTAGAGGTGTTGAGACCATCTTTAGAGTTATCAACGGTTCGATCAAAAAAGGCCAACACATCAAGTTTGTTGCAACGGGCGAGAGCTATTATGCAGACGAGATAGGAACCTTGAAACTGAATCAAGTTCCCAAACAAGAAATTAAAGCTGGTGATGTAGGATACCTTATTACCGGTATCAAAGAAGCCAAGGAAGTTAAAGTAGGTGATACGATCACAGACCATGAACACCCAACTACAAACCCCATTGGCGGATTTGAAGATGTAAAGCCTATGGTTTTTGCAGGAATCTATCCGGTAGATACTGAGGACTATGAAGACCTGCGGTCCAGTATGGAAAAATTGCAACTCAATGATGCTTCATTAGTATTTCAAGCAGAGAGTAGTGCGGCGCTGGGATTTGGTTTTAGATGTGGATTCCTGGGAATGCTGCACCTAGAAATCATCCAGGAGCGACTGGAGCGTGAGTTTGATATGACCGTGATCACCACGGTACCTAACGTTTCCTATTTTGCCTACACTAACAAGGAGCCCGACGTGCCACTTATCGTGAACAACCCGTCAGACCTTCCAGAACCGTCCACACTCAATAGGGTAGAAGAGCCTTACATCAAAGCCACAATCATCACAAAATCTGACTTTGTTGGTAACGTGATGTCCTTGTGTATCGAGAAACGAGGAATCGTGACCAATCAGACCTATCTTACTACAGAGCGTGTGGAGTTGACATTTGACATGCCACTTGCTGAGATCGTCTTTGACTTCTACGATCGTTTGAAAACCGTTTCAAAAGGTTACGCATCGTTTGATTACGCACCTATAGGTATGCGCGCTTCAAAACTGGTTAGAGTAGATATTTTATTGAATGCCCAAACGGTCGATGCGTTAAGCGCTTTGATTCACTTTGACAATGCCTATACCATAGGTAAGAAAATGGTGGAAAAACTCAAGGAACTCATACCACGCCAGCAATTTGATATTCCAGTACAGGCAGCAATTGGAGCAAAGATCATCGCTCGTGAAACGATCAAAGCCCTGCGTAAGGACGTAACCGCAAAATGTTATGGTGGTGATATCTCGCGTAAACGTAAACTTCTTGAAAAGCAAAAGAAGGGTAAGAAGCGCATGCGCCAGGTAGGAAATGTGGAAATCCCACAACAGGCGTTTATGGCGGTTCTCAAATTGAACGATTAA
- a CDS encoding outer membrane beta-barrel protein, with protein MKIITLMVLLVSLQITAQHSIQGNLVDEQNQPVAYANALLFKMPDSTYYKGTTTDENGRFKMENIATGDYTFAASYVGYVTLSRKLTINNTTNLNDLILSTSTESLDGVTVTARRPTIEKRPDRLIFNVENTSLSTSNAANILKNTPGVFEMNGSYMVQNATAVIYINDRRVYITQDELNDFLRSQSGDNIKSVEVITNPSANYDAEGVAVININTSKGVSLGYKGSINGSYSIDELAKYQIGTSQFYKNNWVNIYANYSYNPRKDLKLDEAQVGFFNPDGSRSSRWFTDFEKVTESDAHNLNTAIDFTLDDSNDISISANYSANNNQDVRTDVETFILPSGSMSFDGFDTNSDLAIDRTTGFVNAAWNNSFNEGAGRFSLEGNYIFTDRDKTQDLLSTFFDQNGATTSTNSFFTDAAQTIDIAVAKADYENTVGNYLLKAGAKFSDVSSTSQLDFFDTNTGSRQFNAALSDRFIYDENIYAAYFQVDRDWDRWAMALGLRAEQTDVEGDSRSLGQVNTQEYFELFPNLSVTNQVSDNHSLTLSYRRSIERPRYESLNPFTYFINDNNVNTGNPNLRPAFTNKVNLNWNIKNQYFFDAYYTRTDNALAILPFQNNQTNVVNSQNFNMDYELQYSLDFQFYQFLGNSIIFQAQTSLFYMENEFTAIQSGGVKQKNDVTGLYVSTLSSINLSDDRTFSATLDLGYLSNILIGSYEFKNQITSGIGLRKSIWNNRAVITLDYDDIFLSQNQPLKSRYLNQDNEYLALPETNLITIGFTYNFGNFRLNNNEVSTPEDQERTNARDNSF; from the coding sequence ATGAAAATTATTACGCTTATGGTGCTGCTCGTGAGCCTTCAAATCACAGCTCAACATTCCATACAAGGAAACCTGGTAGATGAACAGAACCAGCCGGTAGCCTATGCCAATGCACTCTTGTTCAAAATGCCTGACAGCACTTATTACAAAGGCACTACTACAGATGAGAATGGTCGGTTTAAGATGGAAAACATTGCAACGGGCGACTATACTTTTGCAGCGAGTTATGTAGGATATGTAACGCTTTCGCGAAAGCTGACCATCAACAACACCACGAACTTAAACGATCTCATTCTTTCCACATCAACAGAATCGCTAGACGGCGTCACCGTCACCGCAAGGCGTCCCACGATTGAAAAACGTCCCGACCGATTGATTTTCAACGTAGAAAACACCTCATTAAGCACCAGTAATGCCGCTAATATTTTGAAGAACACACCTGGTGTTTTTGAAATGAACGGTTCCTACATGGTACAAAACGCTACGGCAGTAATCTACATTAATGACAGGCGCGTGTACATCACACAAGACGAGCTCAACGATTTTTTAAGAAGCCAGAGCGGTGATAACATCAAGAGCGTAGAGGTCATCACAAACCCGTCAGCCAATTATGATGCAGAAGGTGTTGCCGTGATCAACATCAACACCAGTAAAGGCGTGTCTCTAGGTTACAAAGGTTCCATAAACGGTAGTTATTCTATTGATGAACTTGCCAAGTATCAAATAGGAACCTCACAATTTTACAAGAACAACTGGGTAAACATCTATGCGAACTACAGTTACAATCCACGTAAAGACTTAAAACTGGACGAGGCTCAAGTAGGCTTTTTCAATCCTGACGGCTCTCGCAGCTCGCGATGGTTTACAGATTTTGAAAAGGTGACAGAAAGTGATGCGCACAACCTCAACACGGCGATCGATTTTACACTTGACGACAGCAACGACATCAGCATTTCCGCAAATTACAGTGCCAACAATAATCAAGACGTAAGAACAGATGTGGAAACTTTCATTTTACCCAGCGGCTCCATGAGTTTTGACGGCTTTGATACCAACAGCGACCTAGCTATTGACCGTACCACAGGTTTTGTAAACGCGGCCTGGAACAACTCTTTTAATGAAGGCGCTGGTCGTTTCTCTCTTGAAGGAAACTACATTTTTACAGATCGTGACAAAACACAAGATTTGTTGAGCACGTTTTTTGACCAAAACGGTGCCACTACTTCTACCAACAGCTTCTTTACAGATGCTGCACAGACTATTGATATCGCTGTCGCGAAAGCAGATTACGAAAACACCGTCGGGAATTACCTGCTTAAAGCTGGTGCCAAATTCTCTGATGTAAGCTCTACCAGCCAGCTGGACTTCTTTGATACAAACACAGGCTCACGGCAGTTCAACGCCGCTCTGTCTGATCGTTTTATATATGACGAAAATATCTATGCCGCCTATTTCCAGGTAGATCGAGATTGGGATAGGTGGGCCATGGCTCTAGGCCTACGTGCAGAACAAACAGATGTGGAAGGCGACAGCCGCTCTTTGGGTCAGGTCAATACACAGGAATATTTTGAGCTATTCCCTAACCTTTCTGTGACTAACCAAGTAAGCGACAACCACTCCTTGACCTTGAGTTATAGACGCTCTATCGAGCGACCGCGGTATGAGAGTTTGAATCCGTTCACGTATTTTATAAATGATAATAATGTGAACACAGGAAATCCTAACCTGCGACCAGCGTTTACCAATAAAGTCAATCTTAATTGGAATATTAAAAATCAGTATTTCTTTGATGCTTACTATACAAGAACTGACAATGCCTTGGCCATTTTGCCCTTTCAGAACAATCAGACTAATGTCGTGAATTCACAGAATTTCAATATGGATTATGAGCTACAGTACAGTCTTGATTTCCAGTTCTACCAATTTCTTGGTAACAGCATCATTTTTCAGGCACAGACCAGCTTGTTTTATATGGAAAATGAGTTTACCGCAATCCAGTCAGGCGGCGTAAAGCAAAAGAACGACGTCACTGGTCTTTACGTGAGCACCTTGAGTAGCATCAACCTATCTGACGATAGAACATTTAGCGCAACACTAGATCTGGGCTATCTTTCTAATATTCTTATAGGTTCCTATGAATTCAAAAACCAGATAACTTCTGGAATAGGATTGCGTAAAAGCATCTGGAACAACCGTGCCGTGATAACACTGGATTATGATGATATATTTTTGAGTCAGAACCAGCCATTAAAATCACGATACTTGAATCAGGATAATGAGTATCTGGCACTACCTGAAACCAATCTAATCACCATAGGCTTTACCTACAACTTTGGAAACTTTAGATTGAATAATAATGAGGTTTCCACTCCAGAAGATCAGGAGCGCACCAATGCTCGTGACAATAGCTTTTAG
- the dusB gene encoding tRNA dihydrouridine synthase DusB, producing MVKIGDIQLPDFPLLLAPMEDVSDPPFRTLCKENGADVVFTEFISSEGLIRDAAKSTMKLDIYETERPVGIQIFGANMESMLQSVEIVERTKPDMIDINFGCPVKKVVSKGAGAGILKDIDLMVQLSAAMVKHTNLPITVKTRLGWDHDSIKIVEVAERLQDVGIKAISIHGRTRAQMYKGDADWKPIAAVKNNPRMHIPVFGNGDVNTPERAVEMRDEYGLDGAMIGRASIGYPWFFREVKHFFKTGEHLDPPTMQERVEVARRHLEMAIAWKGEKLGVFETRRHYTNYFKGIPNFKEHRMKMVTSDDSASVFAAFEEVLQEFGDYSFA from the coding sequence ATGGTTAAGATAGGCGACATTCAATTACCCGATTTCCCATTACTTCTCGCACCTATGGAAGATGTGAGTGATCCACCATTCCGTACGTTATGTAAGGAAAATGGTGCAGATGTCGTTTTTACAGAGTTCATTTCTAGCGAAGGCCTCATAAGAGACGCCGCAAAAAGCACCATGAAGCTGGACATTTATGAGACGGAGCGCCCAGTTGGCATCCAGATTTTTGGCGCCAATATGGAATCCATGCTACAGTCTGTAGAGATCGTGGAGCGCACCAAGCCAGACATGATTGACATCAACTTTGGTTGTCCCGTGAAAAAGGTAGTTTCTAAAGGTGCCGGCGCAGGAATTCTAAAAGATATTGACCTGATGGTGCAACTTTCTGCCGCCATGGTCAAGCATACTAATTTGCCTATTACCGTAAAAACACGATTGGGTTGGGACCACGACTCCATCAAGATTGTTGAAGTAGCAGAGCGTTTGCAAGACGTAGGTATCAAGGCCATTAGTATTCACGGTCGCACGCGAGCCCAGATGTATAAAGGCGATGCCGACTGGAAACCCATTGCTGCGGTAAAGAACAACCCACGAATGCATATCCCGGTTTTTGGAAACGGTGATGTCAACACACCAGAACGCGCTGTAGAAATGCGTGATGAATATGGACTTGACGGCGCTATGATAGGTCGCGCCAGTATAGGTTATCCATGGTTTTTTAGAGAAGTCAAGCACTTTTTTAAAACTGGCGAGCACTTGGATCCACCTACCATGCAAGAACGTGTGGAAGTAGCGAGACGCCATCTGGAAATGGCCATTGCCTGGAAAGGAGAAAAACTGGGCGTTTTTGAAACCCGTCGCCACTATACTAACTATTTCAAAGGCATTCCCAACTTCAAAGAACACCGCATGAAAATGGTCACTAGCGATGATAGTGCTTCAGTTTTTGCCGCTTTTGAAGAGGTGTTGCAGGAGTTTGGGGATTATAGTTTTGCCTGA
- a CDS encoding ABC transporter permease: MNFSFYIARRYLISKNGKNAINIINILSFIITIVGTTALFIVLSGFSGLKEFSTSFSGYFDPDLQVTAVQGKTLNVPLSRKRALENITGIQVLSEVIEEKAFLSYSEKNDIAYIKGVPENYDQIVSPDSILIYGSWLTDNDPQVVMGAGIADDLSISVNDYSTFMQIMVPRPGTNAINAMNLSRSFSTLDAIATGQFSVNEDLDNKYIFMRLSAARTLLSYSDSTVTALEIKLTDPEMEDEVREEITALFDVDLEIKNKLQLNGALYKMLNSENLAVYLIFTLVLIIALFNVVGSIIMMILDKKKNLKTLADLGAEVGQLRLIFFLQGTLMTLSGGIIGLLIGVGFVYGQIHYNWIYIAPGIPYPFAMELLNVLVSLLTIAVLGIIASYVGSRRINDRLLSQAKL, translated from the coding sequence GTGAACTTTTCGTTTTACATAGCGCGACGTTACCTGATTTCCAAGAATGGCAAGAATGCCATCAACATCATTAATATTCTCAGTTTTATTATCACAATCGTGGGGACCACGGCATTGTTTATCGTGCTTTCTGGTTTTAGCGGGTTGAAGGAGTTTAGCACCAGTTTTAGCGGTTATTTTGATCCAGACCTGCAGGTCACAGCGGTACAGGGAAAGACGTTGAATGTTCCGCTTTCGCGAAAGCGTGCTCTCGAAAACATAACTGGTATCCAAGTGCTCTCTGAAGTCATTGAAGAAAAGGCCTTTTTAAGCTATTCTGAAAAAAATGACATCGCCTACATTAAAGGTGTGCCAGAGAATTATGATCAAATCGTGTCGCCAGATTCCATTCTAATTTACGGTAGCTGGCTTACTGACAATGATCCCCAAGTGGTCATGGGTGCAGGAATTGCAGACGACCTTTCCATATCTGTCAACGATTACTCGACCTTTATGCAAATCATGGTGCCGCGACCAGGTACCAATGCGATCAATGCGATGAATTTAAGCCGTTCTTTTAGCACGCTGGATGCGATTGCCACGGGACAATTTAGCGTTAATGAGGATCTGGACAACAAATATATCTTCATGCGGCTAAGTGCTGCACGAACGTTGCTTAGTTATAGTGATTCCACGGTCACGGCGCTTGAGATCAAGCTTACCGATCCTGAGATGGAAGATGAGGTGCGTGAAGAGATCACTGCTCTTTTTGATGTGGATCTCGAGATTAAAAACAAGCTGCAGCTTAACGGTGCGCTCTACAAGATGTTGAACAGTGAGAACCTGGCGGTGTATTTGATCTTTACACTGGTGTTGATCATTGCGCTGTTTAATGTGGTAGGTTCGATCATCATGATGATTCTAGACAAAAAGAAAAACCTCAAAACCCTGGCAGATCTAGGCGCTGAGGTAGGTCAACTACGCCTCATATTCTTTTTACAGGGAACCCTAATGACGCTGTCTGGCGGCATCATTGGTTTGTTGATAGGTGTAGGTTTTGTGTATGGCCAGATCCATTATAACTGGATCTACATTGCTCCTGGCATTCCTTATCCTTTTGCCATGGAGCTGTTGAATGTCTTGGTTTCTTTATTGACGATTGCCGTACTGGGAATTATCGCCAGTTACGTAGGTAGTCGCAGGATCAACGACCGGTTGCTTTCTCAGGCGAAGTTGTAA
- the rbfA gene encoding 30S ribosome-binding factor RbfA, with the protein MEETQRQKKIAGILQEDISNVLQEKMRENAVKNLLVSVTKVTVTPDLGYAKAFISVFPPEKADAVVNEIKEMTSDIRYEVAAKVRHQFRRMPELQFYNDDSLEYMDQIDKELKGENNPIENPDILPRRKKS; encoded by the coding sequence ATGGAAGAAACTCAACGTCAGAAGAAAATCGCCGGTATCCTGCAAGAGGATATCTCGAATGTGTTGCAGGAGAAAATGCGGGAGAATGCCGTTAAAAACCTGCTGGTGTCTGTTACTAAGGTGACGGTCACGCCAGACCTGGGTTATGCCAAGGCTTTTATCTCAGTTTTCCCGCCAGAAAAGGCAGATGCCGTGGTGAATGAGATCAAGGAGATGACGAGCGATATACGGTATGAGGTTGCGGCAAAGGTGCGCCACCAGTTTCGTCGTATGCCAGAGCTGCAATTCTACAATGACGATAGCCTGGAATATATGGACCAGATCGATAAGGAGTTGAAGGGCGAGAACAACCCTATTGAAAATCCTGATATCCTGCCACGACGCAAGAAGTCATAA
- the mce gene encoding methylmalonyl-CoA epimerase, producing the protein MGKIEHLGIAVKDLEASNNLYEKLLGTASYKMEEVKTENVITSFFKAGENKIELLAATDPESAIAKFIDKRGEGIHHVAFAVEDIKKELARLEKEGFTILNKEPKKGADNKLVAFLHPKGTNGVLVELCQEINE; encoded by the coding sequence CTGGGAAAAATTGAACATCTAGGAATTGCCGTCAAGGATTTAGAGGCTTCCAATAATCTATACGAAAAGCTGCTGGGAACCGCATCCTATAAAATGGAAGAAGTCAAAACTGAAAACGTGATCACCAGCTTTTTCAAAGCTGGTGAGAATAAGATAGAACTACTAGCCGCCACAGATCCTGAAAGCGCCATTGCAAAGTTTATCGACAAGCGAGGTGAAGGCATTCATCACGTCGCCTTTGCGGTAGAGGATATTAAAAAAGAGTTGGCCCGACTGGAAAAAGAAGGCTTCACCATACTGAACAAAGAGCCCAAAAAAGGAGCTGACAACAAACTCGTTGCCTTTTTGCATCCTAAAGGGACTAATGGCGTACTGGTAGAACTATGTCAGGAAATCAATGAATAG
- a CDS encoding GIY-YIG nuclease family protein, translated as MYSEILKKNYIGACQASLEDRISAHNSGAYGSHRFTAKANDWKLILKLECHDYNHALRLEKKIKRMKSSTYIKNLIRYEEMREKVINETKNI; from the coding sequence ATTTACAGCGAGATCTTGAAAAAGAACTACATAGGCGCTTGTCAAGCAAGTCTTGAAGATAGAATTAGCGCTCACAACTCTGGTGCATATGGATCGCATCGCTTTACAGCCAAAGCCAATGATTGGAAACTTATTTTGAAACTTGAGTGTCATGATTACAACCATGCGCTAAGACTCGAGAAGAAGATAAAACGAATGAAGAGTAGTACGTACATTAAAAATCTTATTCGGTACGAGGAAATGCGAGAAAAAGTCATCAATGAAACTAAAAATATCTGA
- a CDS encoding M1 family metallopeptidase — MKRIFLMFTVGVFLASCSSTQNTKPSNTTDSSVPGYWQQHVDYTMDVDMNVDNYQYTGKQKLVYTNNSPETLDRVYYHLFFNAFQPGSQMDVRSRTIADPDRRVGSRIAGLQPNEQGQLHVKNMMQDGVPLNPIEEGTILIVPLAKALKPGQSTTFELDFNGQVPVQIRRSGRNNAEGVALSMTQWFPKMAEFDRDGWNATPYVGREFHGVWGDFDVKLTIDKDYTIGGTGYLQNPKEIGHGYDRPNSGPAEGKDGKLTWHFKAPMVHDFAWGADPDYIHDIYKGANGVDLHFFYKDNEAIKANWKKLQPDTNKMLEFYNENVGLYPYKQYSVIQGGDGGMEYAMATLITGERSYGSLAGVTAHEFAHSWFNHILATNEAKHEWMDEGFTTYISNLAMNEIYNEGKENPNAGSFRGYAQLANSGVEQPQTTHADRYNLNGAYGTSAYSKGAVFMSQLGYIVGEDVRDQIIKEYFNTWKFKHPNPNDFKRVAERVSGFELDWYLIDWTQTTNTIDYAIDDLKDVNGVATVSLSRKGLMPMPLDIQVTMNDGTSKMYYVPLEFMYNQKKVPADWTVAADWAWAYPTYELQLSGLSKKDISNVTIDPKNMMADVDRENNKYQVFTLMQNN; from the coding sequence ATGAAAAGGATTTTTTTAATGTTCACCGTTGGTGTTTTTCTGGCCAGCTGTAGCTCTACCCAAAACACGAAACCTTCAAATACAACAGACTCTTCTGTACCTGGTTACTGGCAGCAACATGTTGACTACACCATGGATGTGGATATGAATGTTGACAATTATCAATATACTGGTAAGCAAAAATTGGTGTATACCAACAACTCACCTGAAACTCTGGACCGTGTGTATTACCATTTGTTCTTCAACGCGTTCCAGCCAGGCAGCCAGATGGATGTGCGTTCCCGTACCATCGCAGATCCTGATCGTCGTGTAGGTTCTAGAATTGCAGGTTTACAACCTAACGAGCAAGGACAACTACATGTGAAAAATATGATGCAGGATGGCGTACCGCTTAACCCAATAGAAGAAGGTACCATTCTTATTGTACCGCTCGCGAAAGCTTTGAAGCCTGGACAGTCCACGACTTTTGAACTGGATTTTAACGGTCAGGTACCCGTACAAATACGCCGCAGCGGTCGTAATAATGCAGAAGGTGTGGCACTTTCCATGACACAATGGTTCCCTAAAATGGCCGAATTTGATCGTGATGGATGGAATGCAACGCCGTACGTAGGTCGTGAGTTTCATGGCGTTTGGGGAGATTTTGATGTAAAACTTACTATCGATAAGGATTACACTATTGGTGGTACAGGCTACCTCCAAAACCCTAAAGAAATAGGACATGGTTATGATCGCCCTAATTCTGGCCCTGCAGAAGGTAAGGATGGTAAATTGACCTGGCACTTTAAGGCGCCTATGGTACATGATTTCGCCTGGGGCGCAGATCCTGATTACATACATGATATCTACAAAGGAGCTAATGGAGTCGACCTTCACTTCTTTTACAAAGACAACGAGGCGATTAAGGCCAACTGGAAAAAACTACAGCCAGATACCAACAAGATGTTGGAGTTCTACAATGAAAATGTAGGGTTGTATCCTTACAAACAATATTCTGTGATTCAAGGTGGTGATGGTGGTATGGAATATGCCATGGCAACGTTAATTACAGGCGAGCGCAGCTACGGCAGCCTTGCCGGCGTTACGGCACACGAGTTCGCACACTCATGGTTCAACCATATCCTTGCGACTAACGAGGCAAAACATGAATGGATGGATGAAGGCTTTACCACCTATATTTCAAATCTTGCCATGAACGAGATCTACAACGAGGGCAAGGAAAATCCAAATGCAGGCTCTTTTAGAGGTTATGCACAGCTGGCAAACTCTGGTGTAGAGCAGCCCCAAACCACACATGCAGATCGCTACAACCTCAACGGCGCCTATGGAACCAGCGCCTATTCTAAAGGTGCGGTTTTCATGTCACAACTAGGTTATATCGTGGGCGAAGACGTCCGTGACCAGATCATCAAAGAGTATTTCAACACCTGGAAATTCAAGCACCCTAATCCTAATGATTTCAAACGCGTGGCAGAGCGTGTGAGCGGTTTTGAATTGGACTGGTACCTCATAGACTGGACGCAAACTACAAACACCATTGATTATGCGATTGATGATTTGAAAGATGTGAATGGCGTGGCCACTGTATCGCTTTCGCGAAAGGGTCTTATGCCTATGCCACTTGATATTCAAGTGACCATGAATGATGGCACTAGCAAAATGTACTATGTACCACTGGAATTCATGTATAATCAGAAAAAAGTGCCTGCAGACTGGACTGTGGCAGCAGATTGGGCTTGGGCTTACCCAACTTATGAACTTCAATTAAGTGGATTGAGCAAAAAAGACATTAGTAATGTAACTATCGACCCTAAGAATATGATGGCAGATGTTGACAGAGAAAACAACAAATACCAAGTGTTCACACTGATGCAGAATAACTAA
- the rnpA gene encoding ribonuclease P protein component yields MRYTLGKDKKLKSKKAITELFTQGTTIRKGALLLKYALKEEPGVHRSGFSVPKRFFKLAVDRNRVKRLLREAYRLEQHNLPQLEDRHFHFMWIYQSHKLPDQDHVKQLLQGIIKQLHKSHTCTTTES; encoded by the coding sequence ATGCGCTACACACTAGGCAAAGACAAAAAACTAAAAAGTAAAAAAGCTATTACAGAGCTTTTTACGCAGGGTACTACCATCAGGAAAGGTGCGTTGTTGCTTAAATATGCCTTAAAAGAAGAACCTGGTGTACATAGATCGGGTTTCAGTGTGCCTAAGCGGTTCTTCAAACTTGCCGTAGATCGCAACAGAGTGAAAAGATTGTTGCGGGAAGCGTACCGTTTGGAGCAGCACAATTTACCTCAGTTAGAAGACAGGCACTTCCATTTTATGTGGATCTATCAATCCCACAAACTTCCAGATCAGGACCATGTCAAGCAGCTTTTGCAGGGAATTATCAAGCAATTGCATAAATCCCATACCTGCACAACTACGGAATCATAA